Part of the Vicinamibacterales bacterium genome, TGGCGACAGCTGATGGAAGCCTCGATTCGGCCCACGACCCTGCCGGAGGATCGGCGACGCCTGATGTCGGAGGAGCTCGACGTGTTGCCGGGCCGGACCGGCACCAGCCTGGTGCGTGCCGAATTCCGCTTCCCGCTGCAGATCGCCATGGGCTTTGTGATCGTGGTGCTGCTGATTGCGTGCGTCAACGTGGCGAATCTGCTGCTGGCCCGCGGTGCGACTCGCCAGCGCGAGATCGCCGTGCGCCTGTCGATCGGCGCGGGCCGCGCGCGGATCGTCCGGCAGTTGCTGACCGAGAGCACGCTGATTGCGGTCGGGGGCATGGCGGCCGGCCTCGTGGTGGCATGGATAGGGAGTCGCGCGCTGCTGACTCTGATGGCGGCCGGCCGGGGACTCGAAGGCGCCGGCGCACTTGCATTGAACCTCACGCCGGACTGGATGATGGTGGCTGTCACGATTCTGATGGTTGGCGGCACCACGCTGATCTTCGGGGTGGCACCGGCCTGGCGCGCGTCACGCGTGCAACCGGGCGCCGCGATGAGCGCCTCTGGTCGCGTGGCCGAATCACACGGACGCCTGGGATCGTCGCTCGTGATCGCGCAAGTCGCGCTGTCGCTAGTCCTGGTCATCGGCGCAGGTCTCTTCGCGCGGACGCTGTACAACCTCCGCGCCCTGGATCGCGGCTTCGATGTCACCGATGTCCTGGTGGTCGGGACTTCGGCCCAACGCGCCGGATTCACCGGGCCGAAACTCGCGGCGTTCAACAGCCAGTTGCTGACCTTCATCGAACAGGTCCCCGGCGTACGCGCGGCCAGCGTAGCGGCGATCACGCCACTCGCCGGAGGCGGCATCACCCAGGCTATTGCCGTAAACGGCGTCAGGACTGGGGAAGGCGAGATGCACTTCAACAGCGTGGGCCCGCGTTACTTCGACGCTATGCGGACGCCGATCGTCGCTGGCCGCGACTTTGCGCGCGGCGACGGCCCCGCGGGCCCATACGTGGCGATCGTCAACGAAGCGTTCGTCCGGCAATACATGACTGGACCTCCGCTCGGCCAGCGCGTGTCGGTGCTGGGCTCGGCGCGTGAGATGCAGGTGGTCGGCGTGGTCAAAGACACTGCATATGAAACACTGCGCGAAGCGCCGCCCACGGTTTACTCCGCGCACCAACAACGGCTGGCCGCGGCGACGTTTGTCGTCCACGCGCCTGGCGCGACGGCCGCAGTGGCCTCGGCCATTCGCGCTGAAGTGCAATCGCGGCTGGGCGGTCGACTGCCACGAATCAGCACGCTCACCGATCAGTTGGAAGGCAGCCTCGTGCTGGAGCGGCTGCTGGCGCGAGCGACACTGATGTTCGGCGCCCTCGCACTGGCGCTGGCGGC contains:
- a CDS encoding ABC transporter permease, with the protein product MNWLTRLMRHERLEAQLDAELRDHFERLVLDYVRDGLSEPDARRRARLEFGGLDQVKEVCRDARGTRWFEEFTQDVRYGWRGLMRNRSFAIVAILTLALGVGANTAVFGVINALLLRPLPVPDPTGLISLQRRVGTQAGGNFSYPQVLELSKQGDLFKLLCGFGRDQVTVGPAGAMEPAVVAWVSGHYYDTLGLSPQAGRLLIPADDEPGASPSAVLSDAYWTRRFGRNPGVIGESIQIEGVPVPIVGVSPAGFTGANVGEAVDLTLAIQSRLVVRPDQPFYTGPGARWLRILARPQPDLPQDQLQARAIVVWRQLMEASIRPTTLPEDRRRLMSEELDVLPGRTGTSLVRAEFRFPLQIAMGFVIVVLLIACVNVANLLLARGATRQREIAVRLSIGAGRARIVRQLLTESTLIAVGGMAAGLVVAWIGSRALLTLMAAGRGLEGAGALALNLTPDWMMVAVTILMVGGTTLIFGVAPAWRASRVQPGAAMSASGRVAESHGRLGSSLVIAQVALSLVLVIGAGLFARTLYNLRALDRGFDVTDVLVVGTSAQRAGFTGPKLAAFNSQLLTFIEQVPGVRAASVAAITPLAGGGITQAIAVNGVRTGEGEMHFNSVGPRYFDAMRTPIVAGRDFARGDGPAGPYVAIVNEAFVRQYMTGPPLGQRVSVLGSAREMQVVGVVKDTAYETLREAPPTVYSAHQQRLAAATFVVHAPGATAAVASAIRAEVQSRLGGRLPRISTLTDQLEGSLVLERLLARATLMFGALALALAAVGLYGLTSYWVTSRTREIGVRVALGARTACVLRLVLGDALRMVAFGVAAGLVSAWGLSRLIESMIFGLSATDITTVAFAVIVLVFTGLLAGLIPARRATRIDPHLALRNE